One Ostrea edulis chromosome 2, xbOstEdul1.1, whole genome shotgun sequence genomic region harbors:
- the LOC125681567 gene encoding uncharacterized protein LOC125681567: MPALTSPWFYQRNPQLPPHLASAAQTRSPSNMTEEEVDQITKRVGRPTRSSQAKLSQAWKLENTFMETGRHSWAKMDLYADCKKCMWKDNGVVKATCKIRPVQPTPR, encoded by the coding sequence ATGCCAGCACTAACGTCGCCTTGGTTTTACCAGAGGAACCCACAACTTCCTCCTCACCTAGCCTCCGCAGCACAGACGCGTTCCCCTAGCAACATGACAGAGGAAGAGGTGGATCAAATTACCAAGCGGGTGGGTCGCCCGACACGATCCTCGCAAGCCAAACTCAGCCAGGCCTGGAAGCTGGAAAACACCTTCATGGAAACTGGGCGACATTCATGGGCCAAAATGGATTTATACGCGGACTGCAAAAAGTGTATGTGGAAGGACAATGGGGTTGTGAAAGCCACTTGTAAAATTCGCCCCGTGCAGCCAACACCTCGCTAA
- the LOC125679696 gene encoding adiponectin-like: MVLVLLPFLCAAVSLAELTTLHKGRNLTSMEERLSYLEKTLERRINATERVLGQLLTGRDDADISALNVLALRSGMLASPSEPVLFSAYKSSSTGGISSRVTIRFDKTYINLGNHYHTEDGIFIAPKTGVYLFHWTIATGGSAFSTQLMVGGTVHASNYVPYPGGADSSSAMVILNISEEDHVWIQLYGSSEHVYGASSSEGNNYQSTFSGILVHTP; the protein is encoded by the exons ATGGTGTTGGTTCTTTTACCCTTCCTCTGTGCCGCCGTATCCTTGGCTGAGTTGACCACGCTTCACAAAGGCCGAAATCTGACCAGTATGGAAGAGCGACTTTCCTATCTGGAGAAAACTCTCGAACGTCGTATAAACGCCACAGAGCGCGTGCTAGGACAGTTGCTGACAGGGAGAGATGATGCCGATATATCGGCTCTGAATGTACTTGCTCTTAGATCTG GTATGCTAGCCAGTCCCTCAGAGCCTGTTCTGTTTTCTGCTTACAAGTCCTCATCTACCGGTGGAATAAGCTCTAGGGTCACCATCAGGTTTGACAAGACCTACATCAACCTAGGAAATCACTACCATACAGAGGACGGAATCTTCATCGCTCCCAAAACCGGCGTATACCTGTTCCACTGGACTATCGCCACGGGGGGCAGTGCGTTCTCCACTCAGCTGATGGTAGGGGGTACTGTTCATGCTTCCAATTACGTTCCTTATCCAGGCGGGGCAGATTCCAGTTCAGCGATGGTAATATTGAACATCAGTGAAGAGGACCACGTCTGGATACAACTGTACGGTTCTTCAGAACATGTCTATGGTGCCAGCAGTTCTGAAGGAAATAACTACCAATCAACGTTTTCTGGAATCCTTGTACATACTCCTTAG